tcaaataattatataatataataaaactgacCTTCAATTGAGTCAAAACCAAGTAAAACATCTTCTAATTCACCAAGCGCATTTGGTACCCAGCAAGAAATAACAGTAGCaccataattaatgatttcaaTAACAACTTTTTGTTCAttctttaaagtatatttagtcACTTTGACATTTTGTCCAGCATCAtcctttataatacataaagttTAATGCTTATCTAGGTATTTAGAAAAAACAGTTACTTTAATGCATCCATAGTTTTCTACAATGATGAGGTTAGTATCATGAACACTTTTTTTCTGTTCTTctgtttcatataataaatcattgaatacatCATCATTAAttggatttaataatatagcctCAGAAGAAAGTTtagaattattcattttaaagctaaaattattttattatgtacgaaCATAACAACATGTagtttaaagaataaaaataaatattataaattattttgttgcttgctattttaattttaaggccaataaaaaaaaaatataataataataagtaataacacaaGATTAACAAAACaggttatttacatttatatatatcaaaaaaaaaaaaaaaattattagtattaaaattaaaattttacaattaaatactaaaggtaagttatcatattttattcactatCACTTGAGtactctaatttttttatatcctcAGAAGAATTATCATCATCTGAAATTGATTCATCATTGTATTCTGTATCATAATCTTCCAATTCTTTTTCGTGCTCATCGACTGCATCTGCACTGACATGAGCTGATGTTTCCATGAATTCTGCAAATCTagaatattgttgaaaattgattagtattttattttgatttattgaatTGTAATTACTTTTTAGGATCGCGTAATCTGCTCACAACCTTCCATGAATCACAATTTGgacttttacaatattttctcaGTTCTTCTAGTGCTTTAGGTGTTTCAATCAATGATTGTTGTATATACTCATCTTCAgataataatcgtatttttgGTTTACTTTTAGGAAATAATCTGTAATATAAAAGGttaatattacaacatttttaatattaactattattattattatagttaacttACCCAAAAGGAAGTGAAAACTTTGTGTAGTAGAGtataacacttaaaatatcCACAAAAACCATAGCTTCTATATGAAAGCTACAAGATACAACCAAAGCCAAACCAATaatctgaataaaataaataaatgattattattaggtatatgaatgttaacttttaatttgtagaaaataatataataagatgaTGTTGACAGTCAAAATGTTTgttgtaaaactaaaaaaatttttaaaatgtattataattattttgaaaacattaatttgtataaacaattataaatgtggAATGTCTCAGACTTCTACAACatcttttgaattattaagaaatattaaataacttaaatagtataatggaaaatgtattttattaaatatttccatttgtattaaattaaattaaaatacaaaattctttatttaacactaagtaaaattgatattgtctaatttttaaagttgaatGTTTTGTGTTATCATTaaacaactaatattttattttaataattttcaatttaatataagataaatataagaattacTTGTAATGTCCATCTTATGAGGTCGATGGATCTTGGATTTGTTACTGGTCCATATCTATAGCAAACCACAAAACTGACCAACATAGAGAAAACAATATACCccaatatatacttataatataacatcaatATCATATTGAGATTTTCGATCAACATTTGAATAGCATAAAGACTTAACATACAACTTGCACCTAAATATCCCAccatcatttttttctgaaaaaaaaaaaaaacataacattatgttattatgtacacaaactataataattataaaatatacatactttaGGGATTAATCGACTgatgagtaatattataatcacaaaTGAAGCAGTTACACCTACTGTAATACCACACaagtaataaaacaatgaattatGGCTTAATCTAGCTGAATACCCAAATAGAAAAATACCAACGATAAACATTGCCAATCTTCTAATATCTAAtgctgtaaaaaattaataaatatttaagattaatgTTTGCTaacatattgtaatactaattgcatataatgatttataccgGTAgagtgaatttttattttaaaatcggcATTTGTTTTGATACTAAAACAAGATGGCTGAAATGGATCTAGTTTGAAATCCTTTCGTTTCCAAATAtaggatattattttgtttaaagataatatagcTTCATCAGATAGCATTTGTTTTTCAACTGTATACTGATCTACTGCTTGATATATAATGAAGTCGtcagttttttcaattattaaatccacctgtacaataaataatataattaatatccattaataatttttcaatgtataatttaatataacataccgtaattgtttgaaaaacattaagtatacttttatcatttCCTGCATAGCAATAGATTGGGGGTAATGAGTACATTCTTTCAAACGAAgaacaacaattttttgtatCTCCTGCATTGATTGGATATACCATACCtgcacaaatattatttaaaaaattattcaaatgtcacaaattagtattaaacttttttttatcttcagtGAAGTTTAAGTTATCGATTCaatgacatttaattttttcttcagtaatatttaagtagtGAACagaatgtacaataatataaaacaatttttattatcaattttaaaacaaattgtattagaaatttagtattacagtattatttttactaaaatgtttaattcattaatatatctattataataaaggtaaCAAGTATGGTCAAGTCTCTGTCGGGCAAAGAATCCCAATCTCTACCTAGCATAAGTAATGTTgtgtactttattttaaaatctatttcgataatttacataaaatacaatagattttttgaaatgtcatTCTAGGTCAAAGATGGCGAACCTATTATACACACCAATACTTTTGGGAATTAGCaggtattaatacttaaaaaaaacacaaaattgacttaataaaaataggccATAATTATGAGAAGCAAACATAatctatatagttattttaattttgataaaccTGACTCTTATTAACAAAAGTatgttatttctaaataatgtttttgattcCATTTTTTAGACATGAATAcacaaccaaaaaataaaaaaatccgtattttaaattttaaaagtacctattaatcTTGGCTGTGGATATCTAGTGCCGTTATCAAgtgatagtaaaaaatatagataaaataaattaaaacgaatTAAATGTCATgcaaagattataatattttccactAAAGACAATTAAGTTGTGAATGTCTAatgtatttaatcataaactaATATACTTACTGTTTGGTAGTGAATGAACTAAAGCTATGAATGTGAGAAATAAGAAGCCAATCTTAAATgtcatcattttaaaatattaagtagttACACACGTTTTGAATATCTTGgtccaaatttaataatttatgtcagATAAAGAAAAATCTTAAGTTAGCTAGTAGTAATATAGAcacaaagtataaaaatagcaACATTGTCACaacaatttacctatatttttatcatgacTATGACAAATTGTCAAatgttaagattttaattatttcactttttacttttttttgttgttctcAAATAACGaactttaaagtaatatttaaaaccataaccTATGTTGGCTTATTACAATTTCATGGACTAGGTTATGCGTTATCAAGATTTGTGTActtgataaataatgatagatgatgtatgataattgatatttgataataataatttctgtgaaattcaaaatttaaattcaattgtatttaaatacaatattgtattattttgttatgttaaCTTTGTTAAAATGCCAGTGGATTTACATAGGCTCATACAAGGATGGTTGGAACTAGAAAGCGATCCTGGTTTATTTACTTTGCTTTTAGAAGATTTTGGAGTAAAAGGAGTTCAGTTAGAAGAGATTTATGACCTTCAGAAACCATTGGACAGTCCAgtttatggttttatatttttatttcgatgGATTGAAGAGCGTCGAAGCCGCAGAAAAATTGTAGACCAAACTGATATATTTGTCAAAGATGATGACGCtataaacagtatattttTCGCTCAACAAATGATACCTAATAGTTGCGCTACACATGCCCTGCTGTCCGTTTTGCTGAACTGTTCAGATATACATTTAGGTGAGACATTGGGACATCTTAAGGAACATACTCGAGGTATGAATCCAGAAAATAAAGGTTGGGCTATTGGCAATACTCCTGAATTAGCACGAGCACATAATTCACATGCTATGCCAAAAAGTAGACCACGTATGGATAAAACACCAGGCTTAACAACTGGACGGTTTACCGGTGAGGCATATCACTTTGTCAGTTATGTACCCATAAATGGTCATTTATACGAATTGGATGGATTGAAACCGTATCCCATGGACCATGGACCATGGGCTGAAGATGAAGATTGGACTGAAAAGTTTAGAAGAGTCATAAGTGATCGGCTTGGAGCA
The DNA window shown above is from Aphis gossypii isolate Hap1 chromosome 2, ASM2018417v2, whole genome shotgun sequence and carries:
- the LOC114120356 gene encoding nuclear envelope integral membrane protein 1, whose product is MMTFKIGFLFLTFIALVHSLPNSMVYPINAGDTKNCCSSFERMYSLPPIYCYAGNDKSILNVFQTITVDLIIEKTDDFIIYQAVDQYTVEKQMLSDEAILSLNKIISYIWKRKDFKLDPFQPSCFSIKTNADFKIKIHSTALDIRRLAMFIVGIFLFGYSARLSHNSLFYYLCGITVGVTASFVIIILLISRLIPKKKMMVGYLGASCMLSLYAIQMLIENLNMILMLYYKYILGYIVFSMLVSFVVCYRYGPVTNPRSIDLIRWTLQIIGLALVVSCSFHIEAMVFVDILSVILYYTKFSLPFGLFPKSKPKIRLLSEDEYIQQSLIETPKALEELRKYCKSPNCDSWKVVSRLRDPKKFAEFMETSAHVSADAVDEHEKELEDYDTEYNDESISDDDNSSEDIKKLEYSSDSE